GAACGGCATCAATTTCAAAGAATTCGAAAAGTTCGAGCAGAGAAAAGAAGGGCATTCCAAAATTATCTTGTATGTTGGTAGGCTGGAGAAATATAAGGGAGTGCATTACTTAATCAAAGTTTTGAAGATGCTAAGCAATGATTACATTTTAGAGATTGTTGGGCAAGGTTCTTATGAAAAGAGCTTGGTTAATTTGGCAAAAGACACAGGCGTGGAAAATAGGGTAAAGTTCTATAAGGCTTTGTCGCGAAAGCAGCTTCTACAAAAGTATGCTGGCGCAAACGTTTTTGCCTTGTTATCAAAGCATGAAGCCTTCGGGATTAGTGTAGCAGAAGCCTTAGCCTCAAAATGTCCATGCGTTGTTGCTAACATATCGGCGCTGAAGGAATGGATTGATTATGAAAACTGTTTTGGAGTGGAATACCCAATAAAGATTGACAAACTAGCGAAGTTAATAGCCGAGACCATTTTTAGGAGGGTCACTCATGTTCGACTGTGGGATTGGACGGAAGTTACTAATAAATTGATCGAACTGTACACAGATCTTATTTACAAATAAGTCGCATCGTGACACTGAGTTTATCCAGACTGTTAATGTTTCATCGAATTGCATCAACATTTTCATCTATCAAAATATTGTGAGTAATAATCATTGAAAATCTTAATGTTATCCGACTTCTACCATCCAATAATCGGCGGGCTAGAGAGGCACGTAAAAGCACTAGCCGAAGAATTAATCATTGCGGGTTATTCGGTAACAGTGTGCACAATAAAGACTAAATGGCTCCCTACTTTTGAAGAACAGAATGGAGTAAAAATAATTAGAATTGATGGTTTTTTTCAAAGTCTACCTTTTCTGTTTGCTGACCGCTCAAAGCGATATCATCCGCCAATTCAAGATTGGTTGATTACACGAAAATTGAAAAGACTGATTGAAGAGATAAAGCCTGACATCATTCATGCACATGGTTGGATTTTGCATTCGGTATTACCCTTAAAGAAAAGATACAAAATCCCGTTAATTGTTACTTTGCACGATTATGGCTTGATATGCCCTAAAAAAATCATAACCAGAGTCAATAGTGAAATATGTAGTACGCCTCTTTCAAATTATTGTATAACTTGCGGACGAGAATCCTACGGTTTAGTCAAGTCTCTTCTAGGATATTTAGGCGTTCAATTGAATCGACGCATTTTAAAGCATGTTGACAAGTTTATAGCTGTAAGTCAATATGTAAGAGACGTTCACCTGATTAACTTGGGATTAAACGAGGACAAAATAACGGTAATTCCAAATTTCTATAAGGAAGAAAAAATTGATTCAAGTAAAAGAAGAATGTTGCCTGACGAATTCATGCTTTTTGTCGGGTCTCTGAGACCTGACAGAGGGCTAAAAATTTTGATAGATGCGTATAAAGCCTTAAAAACGAAAACGAAATTGGTTATTATTGGAACAGAACATCCAAAATACTCTTACACGAGCACAGACGATGTGACCATAATTGCCAATGCCACACACGAATTAGTAATGACCGCATGTAACAACTGCAATTTCTTGATCATTCCAAGCATAATTCCTTCCGCCTGTCCAACTGTGGCGTTTGAAGCAATGAGCTGCAAGAAAGCTATTATCGGTTCGGATATAGGCGGACTAAGATATATCATAATTAATGGTGTGACTGGGTTCTTAATCCCTCCACTGAATACTAAAGCATTGGCAGAGGCTATGTCTTTTCTTATTGAGAATCCTCAAATAAGCATGGCAATGGGCAAAAAAGGGTGGGAACTGTTCCAAAAACAATTTTCTCTAAACTCTATTTTACCGAGGTTGGAGCAATTGTACGAAGAGCTACACGCTAAAAACGAGGAGACAACTCGATAATGAAAGTCTATTTACAGATTTTCCGGTCTTAAACATAAAATGTAAAGGGTGTTCTCATGTATACCACTAGCGCGTCGCATAAATACCTAGGATTAGCTGACTGGATGAACGATTTAAAACATAGTAAAATTCTCTTTTTATCTTATAAGGACATAACTATCGAGCCACACCTTCATGGCGAAGACCGCTACCTCTTCAAATTATTTGCGCAGCTTAGGGCAAACGAAATTAATGCGGATATTTGCTGTCTACCGGAAAATACAATTCAAGTTAGCCCGCAAGGAAAAATGAGTAGTCTGAAGAGTTACGAAGAAATTGTAGCAGACTATGATGTAGTGCTGCTGCATTGCGTTAGCCCGAAAATGCTGCTCAGGGCGAAATTTAAGTCTGACTTCAAACTGGTGATGCCTGTATACTTTCTTTGGAACAAAGCATCTTCTCTAACTTTTAATTTAAAAGGATTAATGGGAAACCTAATTTGGCAACCGCTTATTAGCAATTACATCGTAACATCCACTAGAATACTTGATGGTCTTAAGAAACGAGGATTATTTCGAAAAATATACCTAATTCCGCCGACTTACGAATGCAAATATTGCAATAAAATTGAAAACGCTAATAAATTAAAAAAGCTGAAAAAGAGCCTACCTCAGAAAATCCGAGCAGTATACATAGGATCACTTAATGAAAAACGTTTTTCAATAAATGATGCTGTACTGAAGCTCCGAGAATTTGGCATAAAAGACTGCGCCCTTGATGTGTACACGAACTCTTCAATCAAGCAAGGAACGTATAACTTTGGTAACATAATCTTTAATGTAAGAAAAAAGTTATTGTTGGATAACGAGAAATGCAAGGTGTTGAGTGAAGCTCACCTTTTTATAGCTCCTAAACCCGAAACCACTATGGATCCATCATTATCTGTTATGGAAGCGGAGTATCATGGAAACATTATTATATAATCCTCATTCATCTCAAAATGCTCAACAATTTACAGCAGTTATATTGATTGCACACACGCATTAAATTGAATGCTTTACAAAGCATTTAATCAGGTACCGCTCTATGGTGAAAAGTGACAAAAAATGACTAAAATGGAAAAGCTAGAAAAAAACTGGGATGAATTAGGTAAGATTGATCCTCTTTGGGCGATAAGTAATAGCCCAGAAAAGAAGGGAGGGAAATGGTCAGTAAACGAGTTTTTCGAGACGGGTATAGAAGAAATTGGCGCCATTATAAAATATATCAAATCTCTCGGGGTTAACACTTCACATAGCCGAGCCCTTGATTTTGGTTGCGGTGTTGGAAGGATAAGTCAAGCACTTGCGAACCACTTCGATATGGTCTGCGGAGTCGATATCGCTCCATCCATGATTGATTTGGCCAAAAAATACAACCGCTACGGCGAAAAATGTCACTACTATTTGAATGAGGCAGATAACCTTAAGCTATTTAACGATGATTATTTCGATTTCATATATTCCATCATCACTCTTCAGCATATACCACCCGAGTACTCTTGGAAATACCTAAAGGAGTTTCTGAGAATACTTGCCCCGCAGGGTCTGCTTATATTTCAAGTCCCAGATGAGCCTTCTCTTAGCTCGTCTGTAAGACAGATACTCGGTAGACTGAAGGCGAAATTTTCCGGGCATCCCATCATAGAAATGTACGAAATGAAACGAGACGAAGTCATAAAATTTGTTGTAAAAAACGGGGGTCGGATAGTTGATATCGTTAGAGACACAGCAACGGGTCCAGACTGGCGAAGCTTGCGATATTGCGTTACCAAGAGGTACACCCTGAGATAGGTGAGTTTCTTTCGGGGAAAAATGGGGTATCGCTTTTGGCTTTCGTTTCGGGTTTTATTAGTGCTGGAATTTTCCAAATTGTAAAGGGTATGACGTCATTTTCGCCAACAACCAAGCAACAACGTGGGAGTTAGATTGCCTGAATCTATGAATGATACTCAATACTTCAAGATGCCCGAGAGTGATCGAATACTTGCCAGTTGCTCCGATGAACTGTGCAAAGTCAAAAGTGCAATGTCCACTCCCAATCAAGTGCCTCTAGAGCTGCTATTCAGAAAATTTAGAGAGAGTAGAATTTCGCTTGAAAAATTATTGCCCTTACTCAATATTTTTAACGAAAGCGACAAAAATAACCTTGCCATAGAAGCACATAGAGATAGGCTATACCGAGAAAAATGGTTCCAAAAGCTAACTTTTGTATGCAACCTACTTAACAACAGCGGTATTCAGTATATATTCATAAAAATTCTCGATTATCCATATGCGCAAATGTCTGACCTAGATATTCTGATATTAAACCCCGAAGAAGAGTTAAAGGCATTAGGGCAACTGGTCGATCAGGGTTTCAAAATTTTCGGATTCAGGCTGCTTGCGCATCCATTAAAGCTAATGGCGCTAAGGATGGATGATATTGACCCAAAAATTGCTGTGGACTTTTATCCTTCGCCCGCTTGGATTCGGAAAAAAATAGGTGATAACGAGGTCATTTTTTCCAGGGCACAAATTACCTATATTGGCGGCAGAGAAGCAAAAATTCCATCCCCCGAGGATTCTTTATATTTGATCGGCACGCATTCGTACAATCATCTTAGGTTTACATTTGCAGAAATTTTGCATGGTCTCAATACAATAAATGGTAATTTTGATTGGCAATATCTGTTTAATTTAACTAGAGTCTACGGCACGGCTGATTCGATTTATCTTTACCTCCGATTGATAGATATCTATTCCAGAGAATTTCGTCACTGTTCCTCAGTTCCAGAACATATATTCAAGCCCTACCAAAAATCCAGAATTTGCAGAAAAATAGATTCATGGTTAGAGACATCACGCGGTATCCTAGAATTTCCAGTGTACGTTCCCACGAAAATTGGTTGCGTTTACTCATCCCTATACCACTGTAAAACAATAGGTCAACACATACCGATTTCCGATTTATTATGTGATTTCACATCTCATTATCTTTCCTTATTCTCAAAGCTAACATTGGGTAAGACATAGGTTGTATTTTATGAAACTCGACAAAGGAAAATTATTGGGATTAGCTTTTTTTGTTGTTTCTATTGCCGTTCTGGCTATTTGTATCTACCACATCATGAGCATTTTTTGGCTCTCCTCCATCAATATTCCAATTATTTTAGTTCTAATCATTGTAGTCGTTCCTTGTTCGCTTGGGTTGCTAATCATTGCATGCAAACTCTTATTATACAACAGCGAACGTATAGTCACGTTAGATGAAGTAAGGAAAAGAACAACCAAATCATCGAAAAAGGCAAAATTTTCCTCTTTTCCTTTAGTAATTTATTTTTGCGGTATAGATGGCTCCGGAAAAACAACACAAATAAACCTTATCGCAGAAAATCTGAAACGCGAAAGGATAAAGTTCAAGTATGTTTGGTTACGATGGGCAGCTTTC
The Candidatus Bathyarchaeota archaeon DNA segment above includes these coding regions:
- a CDS encoding glycosyltransferase family 4 protein — encoded protein: MLHVCPRYYPNIGGVEDHVKNIAERLAEKHDVSVFTTASEILPREEIINGVQVRRFKAWSPNDAYYFSRELKRSLLANSQYYDIIHAHNYHAFPALYAAQAKKNGNKLAFTPHYHGEGHTRFRDVLHVFYKLCGRAIFRKSDKIVCVSDYEKRLVMKNFRIHDTNISVIPNGINFKEFEKFEQRKEGHSKIILYVGRLEKYKGVHYLIKVLKMLSNDYILEIVGQGSYEKSLVNLAKDTGVENRVKFYKALSRKQLLQKYAGANVFALLSKHEAFGISVAEALASKCPCVVANISALKEWIDYENCFGVEYPIKIDKLAKLIAETIFRRVTHVRLWDWTEVTNKLIELYTDLIYK
- a CDS encoding glycosyltransferase family 4 protein, translated to MKILMLSDFYHPIIGGLERHVKALAEELIIAGYSVTVCTIKTKWLPTFEEQNGVKIIRIDGFFQSLPFLFADRSKRYHPPIQDWLITRKLKRLIEEIKPDIIHAHGWILHSVLPLKKRYKIPLIVTLHDYGLICPKKIITRVNSEICSTPLSNYCITCGRESYGLVKSLLGYLGVQLNRRILKHVDKFIAVSQYVRDVHLINLGLNEDKITVIPNFYKEEKIDSSKRRMLPDEFMLFVGSLRPDRGLKILIDAYKALKTKTKLVIIGTEHPKYSYTSTDDVTIIANATHELVMTACNNCNFLIIPSIIPSACPTVAFEAMSCKKAIIGSDIGGLRYIIINGVTGFLIPPLNTKALAEAMSFLIENPQISMAMGKKGWELFQKQFSLNSILPRLEQLYEELHAKNEETTR
- a CDS encoding class I SAM-dependent methyltransferase gives rise to the protein MTKMEKLEKNWDELGKIDPLWAISNSPEKKGGKWSVNEFFETGIEEIGAIIKYIKSLGVNTSHSRALDFGCGVGRISQALANHFDMVCGVDIAPSMIDLAKKYNRYGEKCHYYLNEADNLKLFNDDYFDFIYSIITLQHIPPEYSWKYLKEFLRILAPQGLLIFQVPDEPSLSSSVRQILGRLKAKFSGHPIIEMYEMKRDEVIKFVVKNGGRIVDIVRDTATGPDWRSLRYCVTKRYTLR
- a CDS encoding nucleotidyltransferase family protein, which encodes MPESMNDTQYFKMPESDRILASCSDELCKVKSAMSTPNQVPLELLFRKFRESRISLEKLLPLLNIFNESDKNNLAIEAHRDRLYREKWFQKLTFVCNLLNNSGIQYIFIKILDYPYAQMSDLDILILNPEEELKALGQLVDQGFKIFGFRLLAHPLKLMALRMDDIDPKIAVDFYPSPAWIRKKIGDNEVIFSRAQITYIGGREAKIPSPEDSLYLIGTHSYNHLRFTFAEILHGLNTINGNFDWQYLFNLTRVYGTADSIYLYLRLIDIYSREFRHCSSVPEHIFKPYQKSRICRKIDSWLETSRGILEFPVYVPTKIGCVYSSLYHCKTIGQHIPISDLLCDFTSHYLSLFSKLTLGKT